AGGGGTGGGGGAAACGTCAAGAACCAGATCAGTGTCCTGAGCATCTACGCCTGTTTTGTAAGTGCATCGAAGCGGCTTTGCCGTGGGGGAATTGGGGTTTCGAATTGAACGCACTGATTGAGCTGTTCTGGTTCAAGTATTCGCAGCTGCAGTATGCCGTACGTACGGCAGACGAGCATTTGATCGGGATTCTGGATCGCGAATTGGATCCGATCTTGAGGTCAGTCTACGACGAGAAGGCGGTGAGCGTCGAAGACGCCCGGCTTCAGTTCCAGTTCTTGATCGACATTCTGCGCGTCGAAGCCGACGACATTTCCTGCGTGCTGCGCCATTCGCAGTTGCTGCAATCGCTGATCAACCGCTATTTCGCCGCGACCGGCGCGGAGAACCTTGCCGACCTGCAGCTGGAGCGCCTGCCGGCGCAACCGAACAAGGGCAGGGCGGACGAAGGATTGCTCAACGAGGCCATCCTCGACAGCTTCCCGGACCGGTTGGCGGTGATCACGCCCGACTACCGCTATCTCTACACCAATCCACGCAATGCCGAGCATCTGGAAAGCCGCCCGATGGACCTGATCGGCCGGCATATCGTCGAGTTCATCGGCATCCAGCGGTTCGAGCTGCGGGTGAAATCCTATCTCGACCGGTGTTTCGCCGGCGAGGTGGTGGACTACACCTTCGCCAAGACGGTCGATGCGCGCACGGTCGTCGTGCGCTGCCGGCTGACGCCGTGCATGTCGAGCACAGGCAAGCTGATCGGCGC
The nucleotide sequence above comes from Ensifer sp. PDNC004. Encoded proteins:
- a CDS encoding PAS domain-containing protein, giving the protein MNALIELFWFKYSQLQYAVRTADEHLIGILDRELDPILRSVYDEKAVSVEDARLQFQFLIDILRVEADDISCVLRHSQLLQSLINRYFAATGAENLADLQLERLPAQPNKGRADEGLLNEAILDSFPDRLAVITPDYRYLYTNPRNAEHLESRPMDLIGRHIVEFIGIQRFELRVKSYLDRCFAGEVVDYTFAKTVDARTVVVRCRLTPCMSSTGKLIGAILVIQEHADRRRAIAA